A window from Sus scrofa isolate TJ Tabasco breed Duroc chromosome 2, Sscrofa11.1, whole genome shotgun sequence encodes these proteins:
- the TNFSF9 gene encoding tumor necrosis factor ligand superfamily member 9: MSSSSDVDQDPEAQRPPAPRGRACSPLPWALSAALLVFAAASAVCLVRSWTAPGAPAAPGPAPSPRLPEGPELTSDALAGFPDYPQGMFQQDVFAQLVVAEGEKLTEGPLHWCSEPGMKGVTLTPGVRYDRDTHELVVVKAGIYYVFLHLALKRVVAVNSNSNSNISSGSVSVALHLQPSHAEATALALTLDLPPPSSGNSAAGFRGGLLHLGAGQRLGVHLHPELRKPLTWQLLDTTALGLFRVATRAPAVLPSHQLS; this comes from the exons ATGAGCTCCAGCTCCGACGTCGACCAGGACCCCGAGGCCCAGAGGCCTCCCGCGCCCCGAGGCCGAGCTTGCAGCCCCTTGCCCTGGGCCTTGAGCGCCGCGCTGCTAGTGTTCGCAGCCGCCAGCGCCGTCTGCCTGGTGCGCTCCTGGACCGCGCCCGGGGCCCCCGCCGCGCCCGGTCCCGCGCCCAGCCCGCGACTGCCAGAGGGTCCGGAGTTGACGTCCGACGCCCTGGCCGGCTTCCCAGACTATCCACAG GGCATGTTCCAGCAGGATGTTTTCGCGCAGCTGGTGGTGGCGGAGGGTG AAAAGCTGACCGAAGGGCCCCTGCACTGGTGCAGCGAGCCAGGGATGAAAGGTGTGACTCTGACGCCAGGTGTGAGATATGACAGGGACACACATGAGCTGGTGGTGGTCAAGGCTGGAATCTACTATGTGTTCTTGCACTTGGCACTGAAGCGCGTGGTGGCCgtcaacagcaacagcaacagcaacatcagctcCGGCTCCGTCTCCGTtgccctgcacctgcagccttccCACGCTGAGGCCACCGCCTTGGCCTTGACCTTGGACCTGccacccccatcctcagggaACTCAGCCGCTGGTTTCCGGGGTGGCCTGCTGCACCTGGGTGCTGGACAGCGCCTGGGTGTCCACCTGCACCCTGAACTCCGCAAGCCCCTCACCTGGCAGCTCTTGGACACCACGGCCTTGGGCCTCTTCCGTGTGGCCACCAGAGCCCCTGCTGTACTCCCTTC